The Halostagnicola kamekurae sequence GTTCGCCCCCTCGAGCATCGCCGGCCAGAAGATTGTGTGGTGCTGGATGATGTCCCGCCCGATGACGTGGACGATCTCGCCGTCGTCCTTCCAGACGCGCTCCCAGTCGTACCCCTCGCCTTCGGCGCTCTCGGCGTACTGCTTTGTGCTCGAGATGTACTCGATCGGCGCGTCGACCCAGACGTAGAGGACGATGTCCTCGTCCGCTTTGCCCGGGTAGTCGATCCCCCAGTCCATGTCGCGGGTGAGACACCAGTCCTGCAGGCCCTCTTCGATCCACTGGCGAGGCTGATTCCGGGCGTTCGAGGTGCCCTCGAGACCGTCGAGGAATTCGGTGAGGTACTCGGAGAACTCCGAAACGCGGAAGAACCTGTGGGTTCGCTCGCGGTACTCGGCCGGATTGCCCGTGATCGTGCTCTTGGGATCCTCGACTTCGCCCGGCTCGAGGTGGCGCTGACAGCCCTCGTCGCACTCGTCGCCGCGGGCTTTCGCGCCGCAGTACGGACAGGTCCCCTCGACGTAGCGGTCGGGGAGGTGATCGTCGGCGACGGGGTCGTAGGCCACCCGAATCTCCTTCTCGTAGACGTAGCCCTCCTCCTCGAGCGTGCGGACGATCTCCTGGGTCAGTTCCGTGTTCGTCTCGTCGTGGGTGTGGCCGTAGTTGTCGAACTCGACGTTGAACTTCGGAAAGGTCTCGGCGTACTGTTCGTGCCACTCGAGGGCGAAGTCCTCGGGGTCGACGCCCTGTTGCTCGGCGTTGACGGCGACCGGCGTCCCGTGCATGTCCGATCCCGAGACGTAGGCCGTCTCCTGGCCGAGCGTCTCGAGGGCGCGGGCGAACGAATCGCCGCCCACGTACGTTCGCAGGTGGCCGACGTGCAGGTCGCCGTTCGCGTAGGGCAACCCGCAGGTCACCACCGCCGGCTGCTCCGTCGGAAACTCGTCGTGGCTCATACGTGTGCTGAGTCGGCCGAGGGCGTAAAACCCGCCGGTTTCCGCTCGCGGGTGTGGCAATCGTTTCCGGTTTCGCTCGCCACAGCGGGCTACTCCGGCATCCGGTCGTCGACGGTCCAGACGTTCGGGAGCCACTCGAGGCGACCGGCGAAGAGTAACCCGACGCCGACGGCCATCGGCCCGAAGAAGCCGGCGACGAAGGCGACGCCCCCCGGCTCTACGACGAGCGTGAGCGCAGAGCCGACCAGAAACAGCCAGCCGAGCGCCTCCCACGGTCGGCCGTCGTAGAGCCGTCTCGAGGCGAGCGAGAGCAAAAAGCCGCCGAAGGCGGCCGCGACGATGATCGCATCGATCGCGAGCGAACTCGCTGTCAACAGCGCGAATCCGCCGACCGCGATCCAGTCGAAGTGGTCCATCGCTCTCTGTTGGATACCTTTCTCGAGCGGATCGAAAAACGTGTATCGATCCGTTAGTACGGTGGCGCATTCGTCACTGCCGATCAGCTCCGCTCAGTCGTCGCTTATGACCGGCACGCTCGCGCGACACTGGAGCCGATCCAGATCCGCGATGAACGCCTCGAGCATCGACCGCGTGACGTGGGGCATACAGACGATCCGCATCTCGTCGGTCGCCGTCCGAGAGATTCGCCACCCCTCGCGTCGAAGCGAGTCGAACGTCGAGACCGGCACGTCGGCGGCGACCAGCGGCAGCGTCGGTTCGACGACCTCGAAGCCGCGCGCGACGAGCGCGTCGGCGAGCCAGTCGGCGTTGCGCTGGGACCGGGCGTACTGGCGCCGGTAGCCGCCGGGCCACAGCGCCTCCATCGCGGCGACCGCGCTCGCGACGCCGGCGCCCGATCTGGTCCCAGTCAGCGTCGCTTGCGACGTCGACTCGAGGTACGGCGTGTCGATCGCGAGTTCGTCGAGCAGCGTCTCGTCGCGTGCGAGCAATCCGCCGGCGGGGACCGCGGCCTGTCCCATCTTGTGGGGATCGATCGCCATCGTATCGATCGGCGCGTGCGAGAAGTTCCACTCGTAGTCGGTAAACGGGAGGACGAATCCGCCCCAGGCCGCGTCGACGTGAAAGAGCGCGTCGACCGACCGGGCGATCTCGCCCAGTTCCGGAATCGGGTCGACGCGACCGTACTCGGTCGTTCCCGCGACGCCGACGACGAGCGCCGTCCGCTCGTCGACGCTGTGGCGAACTGCCTCGAGGTCGGCCCGGTGGTCCTCGTCGGTGGGGACGATCCGCAACTTGACGCCGAGGACGTTCGCGGCCTTTTGAAAACTGAAGTGTCCGGATTCGGGCATCACGACGTTCGGCATCTCCGTTTCCGATCGGTTCGATAGACGACCCGCGTCTCGGCTCTCGAACCGATCGCGGGCGATTCGAACTGCCTGAATGTTCGCTTCGGTCCCGCCGCTCGCGACGTAGCCCGCGGGCGAGTCGAGACCCGCTATCTCGCCGAGCGTCGACACCGCTTCCTCCTCGAGTTCGGTGATGGCCGGGTACGTTCCCGGGTCGCCGGGGTTCGTCGCGAGAAAGCGTTCGGCCGCCGTACGCGCGTCCGGGTGCGGTTCGGTGCACATCGAGGACAGCACCCGGTCAAACGTCTGCGGCTCGACCTGCATATACACTGTAACTGTTTCTCAGCGATTTATTCGTTGCGTTTCCACGCAGAAACGTGTGGTCGGCCACCGTGCGAGCGGTTTCGAGTCGATCACGAGCGGAGTACCAGCGGCCGCGACCAGGTCGCGGCCAATTCGCTCGAGTCAGCGGACCGAATCCAGCAGGAGCTTCTGTTCGACGCGTTTGACCTCGTGTTGGACGTCGCGGACGGCGTCGATGTTCGCGGAGATCGAGCTGATTCCCTGGTTGACGAGGAACTGGACCATATCCGGCTTCGAGCCGGCCTGGCCGCAGATGCTCGTTTCGATATCGTGTTCGCGGCAGGTCTCGATAACGTCCTCAAGCAGGCGCAAGATCGCGGGATGGAGTTCGTCGAAGCGATCCGCGACGTGCTCGTTGTTGCGGTCGACCGCCAGCGTGTACTGAGTGAGGTCGTTCGTGCCGAACGAAGCGAAGTCGATACCCGCTTCGGCCAGTTCCTCGACGCTCAGTGCTGCGGCGGGCGTCTCGATCATCGCGCCCCACTTGCGCTTTTCGGGGTCGATGCCGGCGGCTTTCAGCTGCTCTTTCGCGCGGTAGACGTCTTCGGCGTCGTTGACCAGCGGGAGCATGATCTCGACGTTGTCGTAGCCCATCTCGTAGAGCCGGGCGAACGCCTCGAGTTCGTGGCCGAAGACGTCGGTTCGATCGAGCGAGCGACGGATGCCCCGGTAGCCCAGCATCGGGTTGTGCTCGACCGGCTCGTCGTCGCCGCCCTCGAGTTGGCGGAACTCGTCGCTGGGCGCGTCGAGCGTGCGCACGCGGACGGGCCGCGGGTAGAACTCGTCGGCGACGGTTCGGATCCCCTGAATCAATTCCTTAATGTAGGCGTCGGTACCGTTTTCCTCGATGAATTTCTCGGGGGTCTGATTCAGCGAGAGGATCATGTGCTCGGTGCGCAGCAGGCCGACGCCGTCGGCGCCCGTCGCGGCCGCGCGTTCGGCGGCTTCGGGGATGGAGACGTTGACCTTGACTTCCGTCGCCGTCATCGGTTTGACCGGCGACTGCGGGCGAACCTCTTCGACCGGTTCGGTCTCCTCTTCGGGGTCGACCGTCTCGCCCTCGAGGACC is a genomic window containing:
- the mfnA gene encoding tyrosine decarboxylase MfnA, translated to MQVEPQTFDRVLSSMCTEPHPDARTAAERFLATNPGDPGTYPAITELEEEAVSTLGEIAGLDSPAGYVASGGTEANIQAVRIARDRFESRDAGRLSNRSETEMPNVVMPESGHFSFQKAANVLGVKLRIVPTDEDHRADLEAVRHSVDERTALVVGVAGTTEYGRVDPIPELGEIARSVDALFHVDAAWGGFVLPFTDYEWNFSHAPIDTMAIDPHKMGQAAVPAGGLLARDETLLDELAIDTPYLESTSQATLTGTRSGAGVASAVAAMEALWPGGYRRQYARSQRNADWLADALVARGFEVVEPTLPLVAADVPVSTFDSLRREGWRISRTATDEMRIVCMPHVTRSMLEAFIADLDRLQCRASVPVISDD